The Terriglobus roseus region CGTGGACAACGTGAGGGCAGAACACAGTACCGCAGACTTCCAGAGCGTTTTCATGACGAACATCCTCTCGCATGTACAGACGCGAAGGCCATAGGAAAGACGCGGTCAGGCGCGAAAATGCCTCACACCCACGGCGGCATAGAATGTGTGCCTGGAGTACCCTCATGAAACTGTTCCGTTCGGCTGCCCTGGCAGCCCTACTCACGACCGCACTTCCCTTCGCCATCCCCGCCCAGCAACATGGCGTGAACGCCTCCGCCATCGACAAGGCCGTGAAACCCGGCGATGACTTTTACAAGTACGCCAACGGCACGTATCTCACGAAGCTGAGCATCCCCGCCGACCGCAGTTCCGTCAGCACATTCTCTGTTCTGGACGACCGCGCACAGAAACTCGTCGCCGCCATCGTTACGAATCCAGAACTACAGCACGCTCCGGCAGGCTCTGACGGCCGCAAGATCGCCGACCTCTATCGCTCCTACATGGACGAAGCAGCCATCGAAGCGCACGGCCGCACCGCACTCGACGCGCAGCTGAAACCCCTCCTTGCCATCAAGGATCGTCACGAACTCGCCGTTCAGCTTGGCCGTTCGCTGCGCAATGACGTGGACGCGTTGAACAACACGAACTATCACACGGCAAACCTCTTCGGTCTGTGGGTCGCGCCCAGCTTCAACGACCCTGACCACTACGCGCCATACCTTCTTCAAGGTGGCCTGGGGCTAAGCAGCCGCGACTACTATCTGAGCGATGCTCCGCGCATGAAGCAGGTACGCGACGCATACGGAAAGCATCTCGCTGCAGTCTTCCATCTGCTGGGCTATGAAAATGCCGACGAGCGCGCCACCGCTGTACTCGCGTTGGAAACTGCAATTGCGCAGAAGCAGGTATCGCTTGCCGACAGCGAAAACATTGAGCACGCGAACAATCCGTGGACACCGGAAGACTTTGAAAAGAAAGCACCGGGACTGGATTGGAAGACTTACTTCGCTGCTGCAGGCCTGGAACACCAGAAGACCTTCATCGTGTGGCAGCCCAGCGCATTCACAGCAGAAAGTGATCTTGTGAAATCGCAGCCCATCGCCGTGTGGAAGGACTTCCTCATTGCGCACATGGTCACGGCATACGGCTCTTATGTCTCAAAGGCATTCGCCGATGAGCGTTTCGAATTTGTGAAAGCGGTAACCGGAACAATGGCACAACGTCCGCGCCAGCAGCGCGCGGTGATGCTGGTAGATGACCGACTTGGCGACGCCGTTGGCAAGATCTACGCCGCGAAGTACTTCACGGCGGAAGACAAAGCGCGCGTGCAAACAATGGTCACCAACCTGATGACAGCGTTCCGCACACGGCTGGAAACGCTGACATGGATGGCGCCCGCCACACGTAAGGAGGCCATCGTCAAACTCGATGCACTACAGGTGAGCATTGGCTATACAGAAAAATGGCGCAGCTACGCCG contains the following coding sequences:
- a CDS encoding M13 family metallopeptidase, producing MKLFRSAALAALLTTALPFAIPAQQHGVNASAIDKAVKPGDDFYKYANGTYLTKLSIPADRSSVSTFSVLDDRAQKLVAAIVTNPELQHAPAGSDGRKIADLYRSYMDEAAIEAHGRTALDAQLKPLLAIKDRHELAVQLGRSLRNDVDALNNTNYHTANLFGLWVAPSFNDPDHYAPYLLQGGLGLSSRDYYLSDAPRMKQVRDAYGKHLAAVFHLLGYENADERATAVLALETAIAQKQVSLADSENIEHANNPWTPEDFEKKAPGLDWKTYFAAAGLEHQKTFIVWQPSAFTAESDLVKSQPIAVWKDFLIAHMVTAYGSYVSKAFADERFEFVKAVTGTMAQRPRQQRAVMLVDDRLGDAVGKIYAAKYFTAEDKARVQTMVTNLMTAFRTRLETLTWMAPATRKEAIVKLDALQVSIGYTEKWRSYAALEIKPDDLFGNVWRASRFEYEYALSQIGKPTDRKEWTMTPQTVNAVNLPLDNALNFPAAILQPPFFDPARTDAANYGAIGAVIGHEISHTFDSEGAAFDSQGRVRNWWTEADLKHFNDSTAALAKQYDSYAPFPDLHVNGKQTLGENIADVAGLQAAYDAYRESLKGKSAPVVDGLTGDQQFFIAFAQNYAGLERENVLRAQVLGDPHSPGMYRAATVRNLDAWYDAFGVKTGDALYLKPEDRIHIW